The nucleotide sequence CGTATCGGCATCGCTGATGGGGAGGCCGTCAAACGGCCCCCCGGCAGCGTGCTAATCTTCCCCGCGTCGCTCGGGCGAGTGGCGGAATGGCAGACGCGCTGGCTTCAGGTGCCAGTGTCCTCCGGGACGTGGGGGTTCAAGTCCCCCCTCGCCCACCGATGTAGTGAGAGAAGCCCCGACCACTGGTCGGGGCTTCTCTCGTTCTCCGGCCCACAGGGAGCCCAGAGCTACGTGCTCGGCTCCTCGTGCGGGGCCGTGGCCGCGTGGTCGTCGCCAGCCTTGGCGTCGCCGTCGCTGGCGCCCTTGTCGTCGCCGGCGCCCGTGGTGTCCGTGGTGTCGTCCGCCTCCTGCTGGCGATGATCGGCGGGCTCTTCGGGCTCTTCGGGCTCGGCGGGCTCCTGTGGCTCCTCGGACTCGTCATCGGGCGCCGCGGGCTCCGTGGGCTCCTGTGGCTCCTCGGACTCGTCTTCGGGCTCCGTGGGCTCCTCGGACTCGTCTTCGGGCTCGGCGGGCTCCGTGGGCTCCTGTGGCTCCTCTGCTGCCGGCTCCGCTGCAGCCGCCTCCTCGCGCCGGGCCTGCTCCACCTCCGCCTTCTCGGCCTCACGGTCCTCGATGAGGTTGCCCACCCGGCTGCGCTCCTCGTGTGCCTCCCCGATGGCGCGCTCGGCCTTCTCCAGTGGTTCGCGGCTGGCTTCCTCGTCGGACATCGGTGGCCTCCTCGGCTGGCGGATAGGTAGATGCTGCTGCCCGGACACCGAATCCGTCAACGGTCCGGCGCGCCGCCCCGCAGCGCGCTGATCAGCGCAGGAGCGCGCGCAGCACCCTGCGCGCCCGGTCGCCGTCGGCGGCCTCACCGGTCAGCTCGAAGGCGTGGGCGTACACCTCGATGATGCGTGCGGAGGTGTAGGCGAGGTCCTCCAGCGCCACGTCGCCGCCCACGGTGAGCAGTCCCGCCGCGTGGTCCTTGCGGAGCAGGCCGAGGATCCGCGCCACCAGCCGGGAGTGGTAGCCGAAGCGCCGCCCGGTGAGCAGGGTGAACGCGTAGGCGCTGTCGTGGCCGAGGAACGCCCGGATGCCGGGGTGCTCGATGACGACCAGGGCGTACTCGGCCACCAGGCGCGGTGCCACCGCCTGTCCGTCGTCCGGAAGGTCGCGCTCTAGGTGGTCGAAGGTGCGATCAGCCAGCGACCACAGCGCGTCGGCCACCAGCTGGTCCCGGGAGCCGAACCACCGGTACAGCGTCGTGCGGTTGACGCCGACGTCCTGCGCCAGCGCGGCCATGTCCAGGCGCTCACCCGCCAGGA is from Rhodococcus sp. X156 and encodes:
- a CDS encoding QsdR family transcriptional regulator; translated protein: MPKSPAPRLPAPSVGRVLTPQAQTLRVAGRTLLAGERLDMAALAQDVGVNRTTLYRWFGSRDQLVADALWSLADRTFDHLERDLPDDGQAVAPRLVAEYALVVIEHPGIRAFLGHDSAYAFTLLTGRRFGYHSRLVARILGLLRKDHAAGLLTVGGDVALEDLAYTSARIIEVYAHAFELTGEAADGDRARRVLRALLR